The following DNA comes from Pararge aegeria chromosome 25, ilParAegt1.1, whole genome shotgun sequence.
GTAaccgatatcataatcgataactGTTATTGATACTGTTATATTACTAGTGGTCGTCGAAATTCAtccataattaattttaattataagtttgaacattattgtCACAGATAAACTTGTACTTCTATGAAAACAGATTTTACCAAGACACTGACACTGGAAATGTAAATTTCCCTATTTTATTAcgatatttacataaatatcgattaaagtaattgattactataattgtatttattacgATATCAATAGCGATATTGATTCAGATATCGATTTCGATTATAATTACGATTTCTACTtagattgcgattgcgattgatATTGCAATTATTCGTATTCGTAATTTTAATCTATAACATATTGCTAAATGTAATCGTAATGGATTTCGTATCGATTATAGTAaccgatatcataatcgataactGTTATTGATATTCTAATCTATAactgaaatcgatatcgtaatcaaTATTTGTAATTTGAATAGATTCGAAGAGGTCAGTGATTCCAAGCCTTCTCCAGATACTATAACTTAGCATCATCTTAGTATACCTACAGAATTATAACAGATGTTTGAATAGGGCATCGAAACATCTACTTGGGTCTTGGAATAGATAAAACAATATGTTATGATCAAGACTTTATTTCGTATTTGTATATTGTCATTTTCATAATGCCAAAATTGTATGTGATATCTTAACTTATATGCCTTATACTAAATCGAATGGTGAAATTTAGACAGCTGGCACATTACTACCTAGCACTTTTAACTGCTGACTTAATTTTAGTCTGCAGTTTAAAGTACAAATCGCAACATACCGAGCGAAAAAATAGCTGGATTAACTTGATGTCAATAGCTCATTGTCGGTTCGACATCGAGAgaaatgcaatttttatttaaaaaattaaactcattAAATTAATTGTCAAATCTGAAATTTAAGtctaaaacaacaaaaattataGTCTCTATGAcccatacaaatatttatattattccgtATGGTgtgtatttaaacaaaaaagagtgcattgaattaagaatgtattataagtatataaagatTGTGAGCAGGAACattaaatgtaacaaatctttttttttaacttttgtttaaaattacataaaaataagtgaATTTGAGAGATCGCGTATATTTTACTCCATACTCCATTAAATGACCTGTGACCTCACTCAAAAACGTTATTTATACCTATGAAATAAATACGaacactcaattttttttaacctgaCCTTAACCTGACCATACctttcgttactttttagtgtaatgtCTGgttcgaaatataaaaaaaaacatgtgcgatgcgaaatttaaaaaaaaactaaaatattaagacGGTGTTCCTTTATGTCGGTGTGTctcaattattttcttaacaatttgaaaataaacatatcactaaaaaagtaataactaaatattGTACTAAACCACAACGGAGCCGTTCGAATGGTCTCCGAGAGCCAAATTCATACCAATGggaaaaatatactaatatactgtaaaaaaaatgtactaatAGACAAAGTACCATTAGTTATTAGCCAATCGGCTTGCCCGCCTAGTTTTTATTGTACTAGGAGTCACATTGGCCAAACGAGATGACGACCTAGTAGGTGTCGCCCTTCCAGATTCCTTTACGGTCTTCGCTACTTCCTCGATCGCTGttactttttttgtttcatcGTCAACTTCCATGATCGTGTCTAAAtctttttttgcatttgcatCATTAGATTCAGCTATTACCGCGTCAGCTgcttgtttctttttttgtagaTCAGCTTTTCGATCATCGGACTCCTTTGTAAGTTCCGCTATTTCGTTATCTAACTCTGTGTCTGTGTACATATTCTCATcattagttgttttttttggtgTATTTGGATCACTTTTCTCCTCCTCGTCGGCCTTTCTTATCGACGAGAGTAAATCAGTTATCTGTGTGTCTAATTCTGATAATATGTCCTCTGTTGATGTGTTGTTTTGTTCATTATCATTAGTAGTATCCTTTGGTGCTGGCGTTGTATTCTTTACTTCACTTGGAACTTCAGCTTTTTCTGGTTCAGTGTTCTTGCTTTGAGGAGTTTTAGTAACTTCTTTAGTTGCCTTGTGTGAAACTGGCGTCTCGTTGCCTTGTTGACCTGTTTTGTTTTGTACTGGCGTGGCTGGCGTGTTGGTTACTTGTTCGCTTGCTTTTATAATCATTGTAGCATCACCTGTAAATAAACCCAGTTATCAATCTTGATGCTAAAAACTGTTCAAAGCTTTGtgtgtgcaaaataaaacaggACATATATTTTGTATGCTGTCTCACGTAATTAAAGTCTAAATAATCGGTTCTACATTAGAACTACCTCATTATCCATGTTGAGCAAAAAGGTTGTACATATTGAGGTTTTCTGCTAAGAAATTCTCATTACTAACACTCGATTCGAAAAGATGTattttgtttacaaagttttttaaacagcatagtttattattatttataatatactaagcAGCTTTCtctaactctattgctgataaagtgcttggatGTAGCCTGCTGAAATCCCAATTTGAGACCATTAATTAATATGTTGTCCAAGGTAATATGTTGGCTCGCAGACTTGCACGTTGTACTGCGCAGTTCAAATTAACTTGTCTACAGCATACTGCAAGTATTTCTACTCAGcgaattgttatattttgttaaatacaaCAATGCGCTGAGCAGAACGTCAGCGGTGTCTGAGGATGTTCCCGTGGACCATTTCTATGCGGTTATGCGCAAACGCGCTGCGTCCATGATGAGCAGACTTTGCCCTCCACAGCACAGTTTTTGGATAACTTTGATCGATGCTCATGTTAGCGCTAGGGGGCGCGAGTGATAGGAACTAACGTAGGtctaattaaatattgttactttataaaattgcaaTGTCATACCAACAACAGATTCGCTGGCAGCCAATATCTTTTCATAGCTATCCTTGTCCGTAAATCCGATGACAAGCAGGTTGTTAATACTTTTATGTTTCTTGATGGATGCCGGCTTGAAAGCATTCAAGAACTCATAGATGTCAGCTCTAGCTGGTAGAGCGGGGCGGCCAATCAGCTGTTAAggaaaattcataattaataaattacattcGCGGTACTATGTGGTATAGACAAGTTCAATAACgtgatggactacagcctaaacccttcacaCTCTAGGAGACCCATGCCTTGTAGTCGACTGGTGATGAGTTTATAGTAATGCATTGCATACTTGGATGGGATAGGTCCAGGCAACAAGGTCATATGAACTTATATTACAGAAAGATATGTTTGTTAATTCATAATTGATAAACTTTTAAACCAagtttaataattctttcaccattagaaagctattttttatccaaaagtaatctgaaataatgtttttttgtacACTGTCACTTTTATACATGGCTGATTAAGGCAATAACACATTTTATTGCGAAAACTAAAATTGGGTTACTTCGATTAGATATAGGTTATACATTAATCCGAAAAAAAAGTCAGTTTATTACAAACACAATCCTATGTCGATATTATTTGGCGGATATATGtggatattatatatagtttacgGGATGGtgtatatattacatacatactattttaataatatgttacatACATACTATTTTACTCAAAAAATCTCTTGTTTCTCTAGCCCTGGCCCTCACACCCACCAACCGACATTGAAGCAGCATGAATTTAAGCTCTAAATCACTCTTTCCTTCGGAAGAGGAGATTTGTGCTGGACACTAATAGCCTTAGTGGTGActatataaacagaaaaaattaCCTTAACATAGTTGATATCTTTCGAAGCTGGTGTACTAGGAGTGGAAGGAACACTCTTATCTGCTTCTTTGACAGGTGTTGCCGGCGTTGCAGATGTCGCTGCCGGTTTTACAGTTGCTGCCGGTTTAACAGGTGTTGCCATTGGTTTTGCAGGTGATGCCGCAGCTGTTGATGGGGTCGAAGGTTTCTTAGCAGGTGATGCTGTAGGTTTTACAGGCGTTGCAGGTTTAGCGGCAGCTGTGGTTGCAGGTTTTGCAGCAGTTGTCGCAGGTTTCGCGGCAGTGGCCACTCCAGAAGTACTAGTAGTTGTGGCCGTTGGAAGTTTTTTGGAATCTGCTGGCTTCGCTGTCGCATCGGTAACGTCATCGTCAAGGTTAATCGTGTTCTCTTCTTCCATAACTTTACGCAATTTTTCTTTCATCTCCAGAACGATTAATGCTTTTGTACTAAGGaattctttatttgaacacAGAATTGACATTATTGCCTGGAATGCAAACAATTGAAAGTTTTAGATAATAATTTAGCTTCCCATATTGTTGTATCTGCAAAATgtgtatacaaatattataaatgctagtGTTTGTTTGGCCTTACTTTAAGTCTTAACTAAGCTACCGATtggcttgatttttggcaaagagttaactttaaattataaacaaaaacggttcccatgggatttgcaAAAAGTCGTAATAATCTTGGGCAACTGGTATTTAATAAGCATATTGTAGAATCTGTAGGATTATTAATAGGCTCGGGTTATTTAAAAGGGTTGGTTATGGTATTAATTTGGTTTCATTTGGTAACAGTAACCCTTATACCTTCATTACAAGGTTTAATAAGAGGTGCtaagcaaataattaaaatatcaatataaccAGAAAATGCAATAGGGATATAAACTTTCATTTGAACTTTCGGTGATGAAAAAAATACCTGAGAAACGGGTCCATCAAGCCCGCACCTCTTTTTTAATCTATCCAAAATTTACTTTCAATTAAATTGGAGCTTGACTGGAATCTCGCATAGTTATTATCTTACCTGGAGGACAAATAGAAGCTTAGTATTCATCATTGTACCAAACTCATTAGTAGTACTATCTTTGCTGCTGTTCAGAATAGTTTAAAAGTATAGTATTATTACTGAACGATGATTTGCTGATATGGTACAATCAGTGAAATTTCAACCTTTAAAATGATAACATATTTGTTTTAAGATAATTTGGTGTAGGGTATACTTACTTCTTTGAAACGTGGCAAAATAATCGGTAATCTTTGTTCAATAAGCTTTTCCACAAAATCTACATAGTACTTAGTTCTCGCAGATTTTACTTCAAGTTGTTCTACTATGTTCCTTACATCGACGCTGTATAATTCTTCTATATTTGTTTTGACAATAGTTGTTTCCTTTTCCTTACTTGTTTCTTTAACTACTTCTTTATCTTTTTCCCCATTCGTATCTATTTTTCCATCTGTATTATTTCCCTCActatcttttttttcatttgtatctTTTTCTTTCTGTTCAGTATTATCTTTCTTTCCAACTGTTTCTTCCTCTCCAGTAGTGTCTTTCACCGTTTCTGTATTCCCTTCTGTTGATTTCTCCACATTTCCGTTTAGATGGCTTTCACCTGCACCATCTTCTTTAAGAACCTCAGATTGTATCGCGAATTTCTCGACGCACTCATCAATGTCGTACTGTTTATTCACAGTCATGGTTTTAAGctgcaaatatttataatttattaaaaaaaaaaattgaaactagagaaaattgcaaaataatgtaaaattaaaagtagcaAAGGTAAAAATCATTGTTTGTCGTGCGCTAagaaactattgatgatacataaaaattgtgATTTGGAtacattattattcaaatacatAATAGATATTCTAAGGGAATCGAAACTAGCACAGattaaattaatgattaattttatagattaagtttatttgttatttaagtaCTCAATTGATGTCGAGAACGAGATCAAAAATACTCGGTTCACTTTTGTTGGagataagaaaatacaaaactcACATCTACAAACATGTCTTCAAGCTTGTTGTGCAGGATTTTGCTTAAGTTCTTCCTGAAAAATTCTTCAGGGTCATCTGTAATAAAATCTCGTAAATTATCTTAcacctaataaaataattaaatttatttattttataaaataacttgacaatattcacaaaaaaaaacgttatagattaataaaataaatgatgtgCATTTTATTGATCATATTATGTTAAGAAATATCTGTTATAAGTACCATGTTCTTAACAAGCACAGTAAAATAGGGACAGTCTGAATTTAGtataaatacctacataatactGAACAGCTGTTCTTGAAAATTTTACTATAACaaatcatataatataattgttaaaataattatggaaTGTAGGTTCGAAACCACTAAAAAGTGAGTTTATGTGGTCACATGAATGTTGAAACAACAAGATGTGACTTTCAACACATAAATCACAAAGGAAATGTATATAACCCCTAACAAGTAGCATTGTATACCCCTAAATTGGATGAACCAATTTCAGTGTTTCCATTAGTCTTTAGTCAGACAACACAAATGAGCCCAAATAAGCCATTGGTGCATTGGTTTAGTACAGTAATCCATTCAAGAGTTTCTCTGACCACAATCTGACATCATGAGATAAATGATTCAAATTATATGGTCTTACACATGATTTCAATACTGTTAACCGCATAATGGCTACGACCAGGGTCTGACTAGATCAGTCACCTCAACAGATTATACCACCTAGGGTAAACCAGCTGCAAAGTGGAGGAAAGcacattaaaatcggtccattcGTTTGGAAGCTACAATGCTACAAGCAAATTGAGGATGCAGAAGACAAACCTCGCGTTTTCGCTTAGATGTTAGGTGTTACACTACCTGTTTCAATGAGTTGTAAGAACCCCCGATTTTTTCGGTTATATTCATCGGCGTCCTGAGCTATTTTCATAAGCTCAATGTCAGTCTCCTTTGGATATTTCTGGCGGTATTTATCAAGAATCTCAGTGACAGATTCAATTGGTTCGTTCATCATGACATTCTTTATGCGTATGCGGATGGTGTATTTAATGACACGCTGTATGAAGGGGAGCATGAAAAACTCTAGGGTGGTGGGGTCGGGGCATAGTTCTTTAACTGATTTAACGATCATGCCCAAGGCTAACTCTAGGCGACCTTTCATTTGCCCATATGGTTGTCTGTGAGGACGAAGGATATTATCAcgatccaatttttttttagcgtTTACTGCTTTGGGTGAAGGGTTTTGCGATGGCTGCGGCGGGTTTTGCACTTTTGGTTGAGGGTTTTGCTTCATCTGTGGAAGGTTTTGCCCCCTGGGTTTAGGATTTTGTATGCCAACTATCTTGTTGGTGTGAGCAATCAACTTATTAGTTTCCTCTATTAACTTTTTAGTTTCTTCCGAGGGTCGATACATGTTTGGTTTTGAGACAGGCTTTGTGACACGTACAACAGACGTTTCAGGCCAACTAAGTACGGAGGCAGGCCCAGGAACAGGAGGCTTATGGTTGGGTTTTGTCACTTTGGAAGGCTTAAAATTTTTACGCTCAACTGGAgggttgtatttatttttgattcgcTGACCAATGCCTGGGTTTGGGTTCACGAAAGTCCTGACTTGGGACGGGAAATTTTTGGGTTGAGGGGGATTTTGGTTTACAGCCCTGTAATCCTGCCTTGTGTCTTGATTCTGCCAGGGGTTAACCCTCTGAGGCGCATTGAAACGTTTCGGAGGGGAGGGAATTTGATTTTCCCATACTGGTTGACGCTTGATGCCCAGTGACCTGCTGTTGGAAGGGCCAGGCCCAGGCTCATACGCATTAGAATAATCAGCAGAACTAGGATATGGTTTGCTGGGACCCTGTTGATTATATGTGTTAAAGGGTTGCTTGTTATCATACTGCCTCTGAAATGAAttcaaaataatctttatttgtaaCCATCAAAAGGCAAATAATGCCATAAAAATACAGAGAAAAGCTCTTTTGTTGCAATATTAAATGAAACTATGAAGTCTTTATGAATAATCACATTATGAGCATAATgagatatcataaaaatattctatccttaataatattgcaatagagcaaatgtttttttttgtttttagttctGTTATAACAATgtagcttttatttatatttcatgaaTAAAAAAGCAACCATTGTATGAAAAAAGTGTTTACAATAACTTCATGCAATTTAgaaaaagtaatattacaaaCAACAAATACTTATTCTTTGGAGAAAGCAAGTAAATCAGTCTGTGATATCTTACAACTTACTCAAGGTGTCTAGTATAAAGAACCATATAGATTATAATGCTAAAATACATAGTGTTACTTCCAATCAGAGAAAAGTTCAAAAAGTGTGACCCAACTATGggcaaatttaattttgatgcgAAACTAACAATACTACAACAAGGCCTGAATCAAAAGGAAAAAGATTTCACTGGATTGTGAAGGAAAGTAACACCGCTGGAGTACATCACCATAGAAGTGTCACACAGCAACcagataataatatcaatcaaccAACCAAGACTTTGGTAACATTTTTTCAGAAAACATAGTGAGTTTTCAAAATTTTGATCCTATGGTTtaaagcaggcattactttttttaacattatgcttaatttttcaTAAGCTGCTAACAAGAATTCCTTAACACTGATCAACCTTCTTTGGCAATTGGCAAGTGCTTTGTGCCCAGTTTTGCACAGGTGAAAGTCGTAAACAAGAATTAAATTCTTCATTGAATATGCCATACATGAAATATCTTTAGCAATCCAATAGTATTCAATCATGACATTTGAGTACACATAGGATCTCGTCAAAAAGAAAGTGGCATTGCTAGATCTGCCAAGTACAGCTCTCtaaaatataagaattataGGTTGCAACAAGCTGATCCTAATAGTATTTCATAACCAGGTTCTTTTTATTTAGGAGTTTTGTCTACACcagggcttcccaacctgggTGCCATAGAAAGTCCAGAAATACACCACACAAGAGTTTGTTCTGCACTTAAaaaaatgaagtaaaataaattttcaatattctGTGTGTAGTGATGTAACAGCTTATCCCATACTTTAAAAAATGGTGTGTTCAACAAGCTCAGCTGTCCCATTGTTgggttagttttatttttcttggttcttttttaaaattattaatttattaaggtTTGATATGTTGAGAGTGATTTATTTTTTGCACCTGTCTGCCTAACTAAATACATGCATGCAGGCTCCatgacaaatttcttaacttgtacaTATGCTGCTGGCTTAAAATGTTTGGGAACCCCTGGTCTACACTAtaaaatcaaaaagattttttatagaATTGAATAACTCCAGCTCATTATAACTGTATCACAAAGAAAATCATATGTAGCAGAGAGAAATAAGCCCAGCCCCAGACAACTTACATAGGTATTCTTaggaaataatataagaaaagtgttaaatatttattatatacagaggttaaacaagtaaatattCTACTCACCCTGTTACTGTTAAGAGAGTAATTATTATTGGAGTATTGATCATTGTAGTTGGAATTAAAACTAGTGGTGTTATTAGAGAATCTATCGAGCATGTTCTGTTCCTGCTCAAATATCTGCCTTTTGCGTTTGAGCAACTGGAGCTCCATATCCAGGTTCTgaaaaccataataataaaagatatacaATACACATACCCCTACATTGAACAAGAGGTTAGCATTTAATGGAGTACTGCCACCCCATACACCTCTAATAGGTTAGACAgctgccatcttagattgcatcatcattaatataacagttatttaataaagtggataaataattaaacttttgataactatgaattcatattggcccaatattttattaaattgattaagatttttacaaatatgctttaattaatagttttcaagaaacaataagaattatatttgattaacaaccaatgttcatgacattgagttggtagGTATTTCGATACA
Coding sequences within:
- the LOC120634804 gene encoding uncharacterized protein LOC120634804 produces the protein MRQASGKQNMNRGHGGKFGGGGGGRGGSAGRGVGNTGGPLLTAHLRNLDMELQLLKRKRQIFEQEQNMLDRFSNNTTSFNSNYNDQYSNNNYSLNSNRRQYDNKQPFNTYNQQGPSKPYPSSADYSNAYEPGPGPSNSRSLGIKRQPVWENQIPSPPKRFNAPQRVNPWQNQDTRQDYRAVNQNPPQPKNFPSQVRTFVNPNPGIGQRIKNKYNPPVERKNFKPSKVTKPNHKPPVPGPASVLSWPETSVVRVTKPVSKPNMYRPSEETKKLIEETNKLIAHTNKIVGIQNPKPRGQNLPQMKQNPQPKVQNPPQPSQNPSPKAVNAKKKLDRDNILRPHRQPYGQMKGRLELALGMIVKSVKELCPDPTTLEFFMLPFIQRVIKYTIRIRIKNVMMNEPIESVTEILDKYRQKYPKETDIELMKIAQDADEYNRKNRGFLQLIETDDPEEFFRKNLSKILHNKLEDMFVDLKTMTVNKQYDIDECVEKFAIQSEVLKEDGAGESHLNGNVEKSTEGNTETVKDTTGEEETVGKKDNTEQKEKDTNEKKDSEGNNTDGKIDTNGEKDKEVVKETSKEKETTIVKTNIEELYSVDVRNIVEQLEVKSARTKYYVDFVEKLIEQRLPIILPRFKEAIMSILCSNKEFLSTKALIVLEMKEKLRKVMEEENTINLDDDVTDATAKPADSKKLPTATTTSTSGVATAAKPATTAAKPATTAAAKPATPVKPTASPAKKPSTPSTAAASPAKPMATPVKPAATVKPAATSATPATPVKEADKSVPSTPSTPASKDINYVKLIGRPALPARADIYEFLNAFKPASIKKHKSINNLLVIGFTDKDSYEKILAASESVVGDATMIIKASEQVTNTPATPVQNKTGQQGNETPVSHKATKEVTKTPQSKNTEPEKAEVPSEVKNTTPAPKDTTNDNEQNNTSTEDILSELDTQITDLLSSIRKADEEEKSDPNTPKKTTNDENMYTDTELDNEIAELTKESDDRKADLQKKKQAADAVIAESNDANAKKDLDTIMEVDDETKKVTAIEEVAKTVKESGRATPTRSSSRLANVTPSTIKTRRASRLANN